A single window of Crassostrea angulata isolate pt1a10 chromosome 8, ASM2561291v2, whole genome shotgun sequence DNA harbors:
- the LOC128161063 gene encoding uncharacterized protein LOC128161063, with protein sequence MSSKLRPYSCVTCCKRVKTSERRPLSGNKALRKFLSKRFVTDLNESDVVCNKCRQLFYYSLKQESQYPGLNPNSDKENVAPLEIRTTLPIPSTGYRHDACAVCEKKPRKLVVIPEQSRLEMFVQLGVFMKEGSRCCPTHIHGGHMTSEALNQGVSDRIRKSTSFSVEGMNDLLDSLRNYAKRNASIRLDFDSEASLTSEDYHNLTGLTRTQFDDLMANVLEIKSSKSRSIRTCVAILLMKLRCALDNKMLATLFNMKKWQVRRAVSSARRSLMSDFVPHNLGFGHISREDVIAKHTRPLAQELFSSGLANSIPALLVLDGTYIYIQKSTNFSFSRRSFSLHKHRPLVKPMMVVTTSGYIVSVQGPYLSDSKNNDAGILNHMIKKNAEEMRSWLNDGDTFIVDRGFRDSADVLSDIGIRMEMPCFLRGTKQHTTEESNSSRLITKVRWVVESANGRIKRWKYLDRTVSNTQIPFIGDYVRIAAALSNKYCPPLSSGAAEDDQAIASKMLYLSQKGNELRELVENEGWDRRSSLWKAMDADDVATDFPILTEEEIRNITLGTYQVKMAKAYSHEHLQEDGAYDILIAEDVQNIIGAKIQSRHVSAKKYQCWIHHREGAILSWYCKCKAGSRVVGCCAHITSVLWYLGYARHQSTPVKGVRNWADHLDDAARVVDESDSGSESPTEE encoded by the exons ATGTCATCCAAACTTAGACCATACTCCTGTGTAACCTGTTGTAAGCGCGTAAAGACTAGTGAACGAAGACCGCTTTCTGGAAATAAAGCTCTTCGAAAATTTCTGTCCAAACGATTTGTGACTGACTTGAATGAAAGTGACGTAGTTTGTAATAAATGCAGGCAACTGTTTTACTATTCTCTGAAACAAGAATCCCAATACCCGGGACTCAATCCTAATTCTGACAAAGAAAATGTTGCCCCACTGGAAATACGTACGACACTTCCTATTCCGTCTACTGGATATCGACATGATGCTTGTGCAGTTTGTGAAAAGAAACCACGCAAACTTGTTGTCATTCCTGAACAGTCACGACTTGAGATGTTTGTACAACTTGGTGTGTTCATGAAAGAAGGTTCAAGATGTTGTCCTACACATATTCATGGCGGGCATATGACCTCAGAGGCGTTAAATCAAGGCGTGTCGGATAGAATTAGAAAATCAACGTCTTTCAGTGTTGAAGGCATGAACGATCTCCTCGACAGTCTCAGAAATTATGCAAAAAGAAATGCTTCTATTCGTCTGGATTTTGACAGCGAGGCCTCACTAACGTCAGAGGATTATCATAATCTTACAGGATTGACCCGAACCCAGTTTGATGATCTAATGGCTAATGTTTTGGAAATAAAGTCTTCAAAATCTAGAAGCATCCGCACTTGTGTTGCGATTTTGCTGATGAAATTGAGATGTGCCTTGGACAACAAGATGCTGGCTAccctttttaatatgaaaaaatggCAG gTACGCAGAGCCGTTTCTTCAGCCAGACGTTCCCTTATGAGTGACTTTGTACCACATAATTTAGGTTTCGGACATATTTCCCGCGAGGACGTCATAGCCAAGCATACAAGGCCACTAGCACAGGAACTGTTTTCATCTGGTCTGGCGAACTCTATCCCAGCGTTGCTTGTTTTAGACGGGACGTACATATACATCCAGAAGTCCACCAATTTCAGCTTCTCCAGACGTTCCTTTAGCTTACATAAGCACAGGCCGCTTGTGAAACCCATGATGGTTGTCACAACATCTGGCTATATTGTGTCCGTCCAAGGTCCATATCTGTCTGACTCCAAAAACAACGACGCCGGTATCCTTAACCATATGATTAAGAAAAATGCGGAAGAAATGAGGAGCTGGTTAAATGACGGTGACACGTTTATTGTTGATCGTGGCTTCAGGGACAGTGCTGATGTTTTATCTGATATTGGTATCCGGATGGAGATGCCATGTTTCCTTAGAGGTACAAAGCAACACACAACCGAGGAATCGAACAGTTCCAGGTTGATAACCAAG GTGCGCTGGGTGGTGGAGTCAGCAAACGGCAGAATTAAGCGGTGGAAGTACCTTGACAGGACTGTGTCTAATACACAAATACCGTTCATAGGGGATTATGTCCGCATTGCCGCCGCTCTCTCTAACAAATACTGTCCTCCGTTAAGTTCTGGAGCAGCTGAAGATGATCAAGCAATTGCATCCAAAATGCTTTATCTGTCACAAAAAGGAAACGAGCTTCGAGAATTAGTGGAAAATGAGGGCTGGGACAGAAGATCTTCTCTGTGGAAAGCGATGGATGCCGATGATGTAGCCACCGACTTTCCCATTCTAACTGAAGAGGAAATCCGCAACATCACATTAGGAACTTACCAAGTTAAGATGGCTAAGGCCTACTCACACGAACATTTACAGGAAGATGGCGCATATGACATTCTCATAGCAGAAGATGTACAAAATATCATCGGCGCAAAGATTCAAAGTCGCCACGTTTCGGCCAAGAAATATCAGTGTTGGATACACCACCGTGAAGGAGCGATTCTTTCCTGGTACTGCAAATGCAAGGCAGGGTCCCGTGTAGTCGGATGCTGCGCGCATATTACAAGTGTTCTGTGGTACCTTGGATATGCACGACACCAGTCCACACCGGTGAAAGGAGTTCGTAACTGGGCGGACCACCTGGATGATGCAGCCCGTGTTGTTGATGAGTCAGACAGTGGATCAGAGAGTCCGACGGAGGAATAA